The window TCATCTTCGTCTGTATATGGATTAAATCAGAAAATGCCCTTCTCCACTGAAGACAGCATAGATCATCCCATTTCGCTCTATGCCGCCACGAAGAAAGCCAACGAGTTGATGTCGCACACTTACTCACATTTATATCAATTACCGACGACAGGTCTGCGCTTTTTTACCGTCTACGGCCCTTGGGGCCGTCCCGATATGGCTTTATTTAAATTCACCAAAGCCATACTCGCAGGTGAAGTGATCGATGTGTATAACCATGGCGACCTCAGTCGAGACTTTACCTATATTGATGATATTGTTGAGGGAATCATTCGGGTACAAGCCAAACCACCTCGCCCAAATACGGACTGGACAGTAGAAGCTGGCACGCCAGCCACCAGCAGCGCGCCATATCGCGTCTTTAATATTGGCAATGGTAGCCCAGTGCAGTTACTCGACTTTATTACAGCGCTAGAAGATGCCTTAGGCATTAAAGCGAACAAGAACTTCCTACCGATGCAGCCTGGCGATGTGCATTCGACATGGGCCGACACAAACGACCTATTTGATGCCGTTGGCTATAAGCCACTGGTGGATATCAACACTGGCGTCATGCAATTTGTGGACTGGTATCGCCAGTTCTATAACAAATAAGTTAGCGCCCAAAAGACAAACAAAAAGGCCTGCAAGAATGCAGGCCTTTGCTTTAATCATGAATGTTAGAAGCGATACTCAAAACTGCTAAAGAGCGTGGCATTAGTATCGTTTTCTTGAACATCAAATTCCGATCTCGATACCGTTCCACCTAAGCTCCACATGCCTTTCCATACAGGCATACGGTAAGAAAGCTCAAGCATCAACAAATCTTCCTTCGGTGGTTGTGGCGCCCAAGTGCTCGCCACATTAGTGCCATCTTTATTCAACTTCGCATAACGCAATAAAGAGGTAAAACCTCGGCTGTTACTAAACTGGCCGACTAATCCCACCACAAACGTTTGAGCATCGCTATCATAGGTTGAGCCTAAAGCACGGCCATAATAACGAGAACCACTAAGATAGACAGGATCTTCATAGAAGCAATTGGCACTATCGCCATCACATTTTACATAGGTGTCTGAATATTCCATAAACAGCTTAAACTGCTTACCCGATGTGCCAAAATTGGTATCAATCCCCCAAAGTGAGCCACAGTCGCTGCCATTCTCACAACTATGTTCGAGATATAATCCCACAGGAATATCCTGCCATGAGCTGGTATAGCGCATATCGATACTTTGGGTTCTATGGCCTGCATCGCGGCGCTCTTCTGGCGCGCAATCACTTGTACCATCGAGGCAAACTGAGTTGCTGGCAACCGAATCCCACCAAAAGTTGAAGTTACAATCTTGGCCCTCTCCGCAAAACAATGTCGACCACGACAGACCCACTTCTAGCTGCTTAATCGGTCTTGCACTTAAGCGCATATCCCACTCAGCCGTTTTAGGCACAGCACGATCAACTTCCGTTAAGCTAAATCCGGTTTTAAATGTCCAAGGACCAATCCAAGATAACCAAGGCGTTTCAAAGGCTGCGGCATTATTGCGGCTCAGCGTTAGCGACTGCATAGGGCGAGCGTTATTAGAACGGTGCAATGCAGAGTCAAATCCAGGCCCCCACCACTGTTCAACCGAACCTAAGGTCGCAATCCAATTACCTAAAATGATGGCAAAATATGACTCATCGAGGCGAAAATTTTTATTATCTTGCGGATCATAGGTTTCTGCCACCGTCGCCTTATAGGCAACACGTGACCCTAAATATTCGTAAGACCCCAGCACTTCTCCTTTTTCGCGATAGTCGGAACCATAATGTTGAAAGCGAGCAGGATCAGACGCTGCCGACACTTTTATCCGCGCATTACCGCGATTATCGACGGCACTTTGATAATAAAAGTTAACCCGAGCATAAGCTTGTACTAAAAAAGGCGACAGCAGTTCAGGCTCAACTTTCGCTAGATCACCGCCAATTCCTGACCACATCAAGGGGTAAGTATTCACAGGAACAGTGATCACTCCCGCATCGGCCAACGCTTGAATATCCGCTCTAAGATAAATATCAGAGGCATCAACCCAAGGTGCAGCGGCAAGTATTGAAGAAAAAAATAGGCCAGAGGCAATGCTAGTAGCAAGGATCGTGGGGGTTAAAAAAGCCTTCATAACATCCTTTTAAGTATCATCGCGAGGCCACTAGGCCTCAAAGTTAACACAAAACGCCTACGTAAAAACCATCAGGTACGCAGGTAAAATCTAAGGTTTAGCCAGCTTAAGCTTTGCTGCTAATGCTGTCGCCACTTCTGAGTGAACAAATTGGCTCACATCGCCACCATGCAAGGCGACTTCCTTTACTAAGGTTGAGGAGATAAAGGAATTTTCCTCGGCAGGCGTTAAAAACACGCTTTCCAGATCTGGGCTCAATCTACGATTCATATTTGCTAGCTGGAATTCATATTCGAAGTCAGATACCGCACGTAACCCACGCACCAGCACGCTGGCCTTTTGCTCCTTGGCAAAATCCACCAGCAGGCCGGAAAATCCCACCACCTCGATATTATCCAAATGAGCGGTGACACGGTTTACCAGTTCAACCCGCTCTTCTAAGGTGAATCTTGGCTGCTTAGAAGGGTTAGCTGCAATGCCAATGATCACATGCTTGAATAACTTAGCGGCACGCTCAATTAAATCGGCATGACCATTGGTAATAGGATCAAAGGTTCCTGGATAAATAGCTCTTGTATGCACTTTACTGACTCAACTCACATGGATACCAAAAATCATTGCTCGTCAGTCTACTCGTTTTAGCCAAGCGAGTGAATAATCGCAGCAAAATCGGCTTTAAATAGCCACAAAAAGCATCGAAATAGGCAAGAATCCAAGTGAGTAAGCCCCTATAAAGGCGCAAACTGATATAATGTTTCACCTAATTGAAACCGACCAAATACGATGTCGCTTCCCCATTCAACGCTAATACGCTGAGCCAAAGCTAGGTTGAAACCGTGACGTTTAAAGACACGCAGAAGAGCACTTATATGAAGAAAATCGCGATTTTTTGCCATAACTTTTTCTCCAACGGCACGGTAAAAATAGCCTTATCGCAGGCAGAAGTGTTGCAGGAAGCAGGTCAGGATGTGCATTTGTTTGTGTTTCACAAGGAAGGCGATTTTATACCGCCACAAAATGTAACCATTCATTATCTGTTTGAAGCGGGTCAAAAACCTTCGCTTCAGGAGCAGAGACAACAACTTATAACGAAAGTGAACGAAGCAGAAAAAACGGGGAAATTCTCACTATTTTTAAGCAATTCAACCGACTGCGACGTTGTTGTTTCCGGCTGTCATTTCGATCCTTGCTACTACTTCTGTCATTGCGCCTTAAAGCAAGAATTATTGATGGAGTTAAAACGCGGTCCAGTGCACTTCTGGCGCAGATGGAAAAAAACCAAAGCTCTGATCGGCAAAAAAATCATCACAGTTTCAAATGGTATTGCAGACGAGCTAAGAGCCACGTCGTGGTTAAAACCCAAGAGCGTGCAAACCATCTACAACCCTTTTCGCCTAGACGAAATAAAAAATAAGACTCAAGAAGTCATTGCCGAAATTCCCAACGAACCTTACATGATCCATGTGGGTAGAGTGACTCGTCAAAAACGCCATGACATTCTCTTCAAAGCATTGAGGGATATGCCGACAGCACCTAAGCTAGTTCTTCTCTGTAATAGGCCAAATAAGGCGCGTAAATTAGCCAAAAAATACGGCGTAGAGCACCGAATTATCACACCTGGTTTTCAACATAATCCCTATGCTTGGATTGCTAACGCAGAATTGATGCTACTGAGTTCCGACTTTGAAGGCTTGCCCACTGTGGTCATTGAATCATTAGCCTGCGGCACGCCAGTTGTCAGCACAGACTGTC of the Shewanella baltica genome contains:
- the coaD gene encoding pantetheine-phosphate adenylyltransferase; amino-acid sequence: MHTRAIYPGTFDPITNGHADLIERAAKLFKHVIIGIAANPSKQPRFTLEERVELVNRVTAHLDNIEVVGFSGLLVDFAKEQKASVLVRGLRAVSDFEYEFQLANMNRRLSPDLESVFLTPAEENSFISSTLVKEVALHGGDVSQFVHSEVATALAAKLKLAKP
- a CDS encoding NAD-dependent epimerase, with protein sequence MKYLVTGSAGFIGAKVSERLCLLGHEVIGIDNLNDYYDVNLKLARLDLLQTLDNFYFIQLDLADREGIAALFARHAFQRVIHLAAQAGVRYSLDNPLAYADSNLIGHLTILEGCRHHKIEHLVYASSSSVYGLNQKMPFSTEDSIDHPISLYAATKKANELMSHTYSHLYQLPTTGLRFFTVYGPWGRPDMALFKFTKAILAGEVIDVYNHGDLSRDFTYIDDIVEGIIRVQAKPPRPNTDWTVEAGTPATSSAPYRVFNIGNGSPVQLLDFITALEDALGIKANKNFLPMQPGDVHSTWADTNDLFDAVGYKPLVDINTGVMQFVDWYRQFYNK
- a CDS encoding capsule assembly Wzi family protein; the encoded protein is MKAFLTPTILATSIASGLFFSSILAAAPWVDASDIYLRADIQALADAGVITVPVNTYPLMWSGIGGDLAKVEPELLSPFLVQAYARVNFYYQSAVDNRGNARIKVSAASDPARFQHYGSDYREKGEVLGSYEYLGSRVAYKATVAETYDPQDNKNFRLDESYFAIILGNWIATLGSVEQWWGPGFDSALHRSNNARPMQSLTLSRNNAAAFETPWLSWIGPWTFKTGFSLTEVDRAVPKTAEWDMRLSARPIKQLEVGLSWSTLFCGEGQDCNFNFWWDSVASNSVCLDGTSDCAPEERRDAGHRTQSIDMRYTSSWQDIPVGLYLEHSCENGSDCGSLWGIDTNFGTSGKQFKLFMEYSDTYVKCDGDSANCFYEDPVYLSGSRYYGRALGSTYDSDAQTFVVGLVGQFSNSRGFTSLLRYAKLNKDGTNVASTWAPQPPKEDLLMLELSYRMPVWKGMWSLGGTVSRSEFDVQENDTNATLFSSFEYRF
- a CDS encoding glycosyltransferase; its protein translation is MKKIAIFCHNFFSNGTVKIALSQAEVLQEAGQDVHLFVFHKEGDFIPPQNVTIHYLFEAGQKPSLQEQRQQLITKVNEAEKTGKFSLFLSNSTDCDVVVSGCHFDPCYYFCHCALKQELLMELKRGPVHFWRRWKKTKALIGKKIITVSNGIADELRATSWLKPKSVQTIYNPFRLDEIKNKTQEVIAEIPNEPYMIHVGRVTRQKRHDILFKALRDMPTAPKLVLLCNRPNKARKLAKKYGVEHRIITPGFQHNPYAWIANAELMLLSSDFEGLPTVVIESLACGTPVVSTDCPHGPNEILTGHLAKYLVPVRQPALLAQKALECLASPPSLEGLAILKAVDSQYIAQQYLNLAE